One region of Chelonoidis abingdonii isolate Lonesome George chromosome 14, CheloAbing_2.0, whole genome shotgun sequence genomic DNA includes:
- the ACTL10 gene encoding actin-like protein 10: MGKVAVIIDNGSCFTRAGFAGENKPRSVLKTTSMPPTCPAVMRETPCHLTATGCGTGGARASKTHPLRHGIITDWEAMENLWSHLFFCELRLSPEECPLLMTDSPSCPTTNREKVAEMFFEDFGVPALYVANTGLLSLCSCGRVTGLAVETGAGVSHVTSICAGQIWREATYRLDVAGFFLSKHMHTLLLKSSNDPQLLCTLQKTTVTQMKKQCCYVSMDYEGDLQDKAHQFPMGFKTPDGHWITLDKERFCCPEPLFQPKLLDQNSPGIHLLAFQSLQKVPDECKGDIIGNTVLSGGSSMFPGFPERMCSELDALLYGKGYRIKILAAPKRSMAVWAGGSMAASLRSFRHMWMRKGEYQECGAAYVHKKFN, encoded by the coding sequence ATGGGAAAGGTCGCGGTTATCATCGACAATGGTAGTTGCTTCACTCGGGCCGGCTTTGCTGGAGAGAACAAGCCAAGGTCTGTGTTGAAGACCACATCCATGCCTCCCACCTGCCCAGCTGTGATGCGGGAGACCCCATGCCATCTCACCGCCACTGGCTGTGGGACAGGTGGTGCCAGGGCATCCAAAACCCACCCCCTCAGGCACGGCATCATCACTGACTGGGAAGCCATGGAAAATCTGTGGAGCCACCTTTTCTTCTGTGAACTGAGACTGTCCCCTGAGGAGTGCCCACTGCTCATGACAGActcaccctcctgccccacaacCAATAGGGAGAAGGTGGCCGAGATGTTTTTCGAGGACTTTGGTGTTCCAGCCTTGTATGTGGCTAACACGGGgctcctctccctctgctcctgtggcAGGGTCACTGGCCTGGCTGTGGAGACCGGGGCTGGGGTGTCCCATGTCACTTCCATCTGTGCTGGGCAGATCTGGAGGGAGGCCACCTATCGCCTGGACGTGGCTGGGTTTTTCCTTTCCAAGCACATGCATACCCTGCTGTTGAAGAGCTCCAATGACCCACAGCTGCTATGTACCTTGCAGAAGACGACAGTCACCCAGATGAAGAAGCAGTGCTGCTACGTGTCCATGGACTATGAAGGAGACCTCCAAGACAAAGCTCACCAGTTCCCAATGGGTTTTAAGACCCCTGATGGGCACTGGATAACTCTGGATAAGGAGCGGTTCTGCTGCCCAGAGCCACTCTTCCAACCAAAACTACTAGACCAAAACTCTCCCGGCATCCACCTTTTAGCTTTCCAAAGCCTCCAGAAGGTGCCAGATGAGTGCAAGGGAGACATTATTGGTAATACTGTGTTATCAGGGGGCTCATCAATGTTTCCTGGCTTCCCTGAGAGGATGTGCTCAGAGCTGGATGCTTTGTTATATGGCAAAGGCTACCGGATTAAAATTCTGGCTGCCCCAAAGAGGAGCATGGCAGTCTGGGCTGGAGGGTCCATGGCAGCCTCGCTTAGATCCTTCCGGCATATGTGGATGAGAAAGGGCGAGTACCAGGAGTGCGGGGCAGCATATGTCCACAAAAAGTTCAATTAG